Within the candidate division WOR-3 bacterium genome, the region TTGTAAACATCAAGTAATACCTTGGTGACTATTTCAAAATCAGTCTGGTTTTCAATCTCAGCTATAGCGTTTTTTAGTATTCGGAGTTCATCCGGATTTATCTCCACCGGGATGCGGTCCTGAAAATCGATTTTTTCTCTTGCTAATATTTCATTAATTGCCGCATCGTAATTTATGTCCAATTTGGGTAATTCGGGTAAGGTATAAGCTAACTTTTCTTCTTCCTCTTCTTCCACTACATAAAAATTGATATGGGAAAAGTCACATTCCCATAAATTAAGAGCGATATCCTGGTCTCGCTCGGCACGGCTGATTATTTCTATAAACATTAACAATTCATCCTCAGTGAGTCCCTCGGTAAATTTGATCTCCCTTATTCCATCTTTGAATAGCCTGAAGGCAATGCTGATATCTTTTTCGGTTTCTTCATAAATGGTCGTATTTTCATGCCGGAGGGCAAAACGTTCAATTTGTAGAATTAAATGGTAATTGATTTTTAAATACTCGGTGAGGTCTAAAAAAAATTGAAGGAAAAAACTTTTAAAGGTGGGATGGATGGTTTGGTAGATCTGGGCGGCTTTTATTGTTTTGACTAGTCCGATTGTTAAGTCTGGTATACTTACCATCAATGATAGTATAATAATTTCGCTGCGGTTGTCAAGTTTTTTCCTTCTTGACTTTTGAATTTTAGCAGGTATAATTAGATAAAATTATTGCAGAATTGGCTTATGACCGCGGGAGTAGCTCAATGGTAGAGTCACGGCCTTCCAAGCCGTTGGTTGCGGGTTCGAGTCCCGTCTCCCGCTTTTTTATTTCCAATTCCAGGAGGTGTTATGAGAAAAATTGTCTTCATCCTCAGTAGTTTGATTGTCAGCTATTGTGGTGCACCCAAAGAGCAAAAGACTCCGACAGTCGTCACACCGGGCGCTAAGGAAAAATCCGTGGTGATCGTAATTGCGCATCGTGATTTCCGGGATGAAGAGTTCAAAGAACCTTATGATTTGCTGAAAAATTCCGGATTTAAGGTTCTCGTTGCCTCCACGGATACAACCCCGGCTAAGGGAATGCTGGGAATGGTCGTTAAACCCGATATTTTGATTTCACAAATTTCTCCCGAGAATTTTGAAGCCCTAGTCATTGCGGGTGGAGTCGGTTGCAGGGAATTATGGGAAGATGTCACACTCCAGAGATTAATTCAGGATTTTAATCAATATCACAAGACGGTGGGCGCAATATGCATTGCCCCGGTGATTCTTGCCCGGGCGGGGATCCTTCAAGATAAAAAAGCTACGGTATATCCCCAGGTGGCTAACGAGATAAAACCCTATTGTGCTGAATATACGGGAAGTGATCTGGAAATAAGCGGCAATGTTATTACTGCCTCTGGCCCCCAGGCCGCAAAAGATTTTGCCCGCGCAATTCTTGAGGCGGTGGCTAAGTGAAAGCGGTTTTGCAAAGGGTTAAAAGGGCCGAGGTTAGGGTAAATGATAAGACTGTGGCAGACATCGGTGAAGGGTTGTTAATTCTTTTGGGGATAAAAAGAGGTGATACCGAAGCACAGGCTGAGCAGTTGGCAGAGACGTGTGCCCATATTAGAATTTTTGAAGATATGAACGGTAAATTCAATCTTTCATTGAAAGATATAAATGGCGAGGCACTAGTCGTTTCGCAATTTACCTTACTAGCAGATACCCGCCGAGGGCGACGTCCGTCTTTTTCTGATGCTGAAGAACCGACAAGGGCCAAGAGACTCTACGAGTATTTCATTGAGTGTTTACAGAGTTTTTCAATTCCAGTAAAATCCGGTGTCTTTGGTGCCCGCATGCTGGTGGTCTTGGAAAATAACGGTCCGGTGACGATTATTCTGGAAGAGTAAACGGTAAAGGTGGGGTGGCGATGTATAGTATGACTGGAATCGGTCGGGCAAGTGGGACGATCAAAAGTCCACCGATAAAATTTGATGTGGAAATAAGGTCCTACAATCATCGTTTTTTGGATATTTCTTTGAAATTACCTAGCTCTTTCAGTCCTTTTGAGGATGAAATAAAGAAAATTCTCCAAAAGAATCTCTGCCGGGGACATATCGTTGTTGTTGTGCAACAGGACCGGGAGATTTTAGGCAACAGATTTGAGGTTGATAAAGAATTATTGGATGCGTACCTTACGGTCGCACGCTCGATCAAAAAGAAATATAAATTGGCTGGCTCATTAAATATCAACACCATACTGGCGATTCCCGGGTTGATAAAAATCAGTCAATCTCAGACTGATACCAGCCTGATATTCAAAAATTTTAAACCAATTTTTATGCGGGCACTCCGGGAATTGTTGAAGACTAAAAAAAGAGAGGGCGAGCATACGAAACAGGAAATTTTTAAAATTCTTGGCGATATTGAAAGGGAAGTAGAGAAGATAAAAGAGATGATCCCGGAGCGCAACATCTATTATAAAAAACATCTTGATAACCTGACCAAAGAATTTAACGAAAACCTCGACCGGACGCGGCTCTATCAGGAAATACTCTACATTGCGGACCGAACCGATGTCTCTGAGGAATATGCAAGGCTTCTTGGGCACATTGACCTTTTCAAAGATACCCTGACTCATGAGAAATATCCTGGACGTCGTTTGAATTTTCTGCTCCAGGAGATGCAGCGGGAGGCGAATACTTTGAGTGTGAAGGCAAATTATTTAAAAATTAGTGAATCGGTGGTAAATATAAAAGAGGCGATTGAGAAAATTCGGGAGCAAATTCAGAACATTGAATAAAAAGGCAAAATTAATTGTCATATCAGGTCCATCGGGCGTAGGTAAGACTACAATCTGTAATGCAATAATCGCCCGTCGGAAAGATATCGTTTACT harbors:
- a CDS encoding DJ-1/PfpI family protein, producing the protein MRKIVFILSSLIVSYCGAPKEQKTPTVVTPGAKEKSVVIVIAHRDFRDEEFKEPYDLLKNSGFKVLVASTDTTPAKGMLGMVVKPDILISQISPENFEALVIAGGVGCRELWEDVTLQRLIQDFNQYHKTVGAICIAPVILARAGILQDKKATVYPQVANEIKPYCAEYTGSDLEISGNVITASGPQAAKDFARAILEAVAK
- the dtd gene encoding D-aminoacyl-tRNA deacylase; translation: MKAVLQRVKRAEVRVNDKTVADIGEGLLILLGIKRGDTEAQAEQLAETCAHIRIFEDMNGKFNLSLKDINGEALVVSQFTLLADTRRGRRPSFSDAEEPTRAKRLYEYFIECLQSFSIPVKSGVFGARMLVVLENNGPVTIILEE
- a CDS encoding YicC/YloC family endoribonuclease, with protein sequence MYSMTGIGRASGTIKSPPIKFDVEIRSYNHRFLDISLKLPSSFSPFEDEIKKILQKNLCRGHIVVVVQQDREILGNRFEVDKELLDAYLTVARSIKKKYKLAGSLNINTILAIPGLIKISQSQTDTSLIFKNFKPIFMRALRELLKTKKREGEHTKQEIFKILGDIEREVEKIKEMIPERNIYYKKHLDNLTKEFNENLDRTRLYQEILYIADRTDVSEEYARLLGHIDLFKDTLTHEKYPGRRLNFLLQEMQREANTLSVKANYLKISESVVNIKEAIEKIREQIQNIE